A single genomic interval of Rhodopirellula bahusiensis harbors:
- a CDS encoding phage major capsid protein: MFGTTQPKEQFAIDAINALAYRSTDRPTFELSKGAEAMANKPLWAIAAECLQHAGHQVDIYGNPELIAERAMQLGGLDRVTSFAANEDRRYIGASGSPNATPGDFPNILSGLANKFLDTVELDDDYSFDQVSALMPNALNDFKPMPLINRGTVDELDELQDAEQFKEIGLEEEVLSYVFVRRFGNKFGWTPKMIADDDMNAFSEGMLGLQEAWQTTQNRLVLDRFTSNENLLDGFPLFADRPNVGTATNNNIRSGGAVPSDSEWGEMETLYSDIGGIGTQQRVRGSLNTILTPTGAPAQAARRTFFPLNRDGLENKVATTTENVGLYRGEVAVVPESELRSVSASTWYGMRSPTRLRTATVVRGYFKGYGTQGRRERWYDPGNKTIYVSIEGRIAAAVKNWRYAVKNQTA; encoded by the coding sequence ATGTTCGGAACCACTCAGCCGAAAGAACAATTCGCAATCGATGCTATCAACGCGTTGGCTTATCGATCCACCGACAGGCCGACTTTCGAGCTGTCCAAGGGTGCCGAGGCGATGGCCAACAAACCGTTGTGGGCGATTGCTGCCGAATGCCTGCAACATGCCGGCCATCAAGTTGACATCTACGGCAACCCCGAGTTGATCGCGGAACGCGCAATGCAGCTTGGGGGATTGGATCGCGTTACGAGCTTTGCAGCCAATGAGGATCGCCGGTACATCGGTGCCAGTGGATCCCCAAACGCCACCCCCGGCGACTTCCCGAACATCTTGTCCGGATTGGCCAACAAGTTCCTGGATACGGTCGAGCTTGATGACGACTACTCGTTCGATCAAGTCTCCGCCTTGATGCCAAACGCTTTGAACGACTTCAAGCCGATGCCGTTGATCAACCGCGGGACGGTGGACGAGCTGGACGAGCTGCAAGACGCCGAGCAATTCAAAGAGATCGGGCTCGAAGAAGAAGTTCTTTCCTACGTGTTCGTCCGGCGGTTCGGGAACAAATTCGGGTGGACTCCGAAGATGATCGCCGATGACGACATGAACGCGTTCTCCGAAGGGATGCTGGGGCTGCAGGAAGCTTGGCAGACCACCCAGAACCGGCTTGTTCTTGATCGCTTCACGTCGAACGAGAACTTGCTCGATGGCTTTCCATTGTTCGCCGATCGTCCCAACGTTGGCACCGCGACCAACAACAACATTCGCAGCGGTGGTGCGGTCCCATCGGATTCGGAGTGGGGCGAGATGGAAACGCTCTACAGCGACATCGGCGGGATCGGGACGCAGCAACGTGTTCGTGGTTCGCTCAACACGATCCTGACACCAACCGGGGCACCCGCCCAAGCCGCGCGTCGCACTTTCTTCCCGCTCAATCGCGATGGACTCGAAAACAAAGTCGCGACCACCACGGAGAACGTTGGCTTGTACCGGGGTGAGGTTGCGGTGGTTCCCGAAAGCGAACTCCGCAGCGTCAGTGCATCGACATGGTACGGCATGCGAAGCCCAACCCGCCTCCGCACCGCAACCGTGGTTCGGGGTTACTTCAAAGGCTACGGCACCCAGGGCCGCCGCGAACGTTGGTATGACCCAGGCAACAAAACGATCTACGTCTCGATCGAGGGCCGCATTGCGGCCGCCGTCAAGAACTGGCGATACGCGGTCAAGAATCAAACCGCCTGA
- a CDS encoding phage/plasmid primase, P4 family, whose protein sequence is MEFDAPESIGNEALTVTQESFISCKMNHDKEVVRAAASGQWDNLLSALTGYSQEYFDGKPHPCPTCGKSKFNLFDNEKGRCGCYACDDRKTGDGFGSVMWLCGVGFEEAVNMVGDRLGISKSTPKPKTKPLPKQEPRRPKSQIDDETANIRHKVYSTLAELYGLSEPHRLALKERGLSESDIVRNGYFSVSGPKIETMKTLKLDAELRGVADRRQVANLVPGIYKKAAKIQVFSPSLMIPVRDTQGRIIAIRIRPDKPKSDSKYTWLTSNSATAPGVSPGTPAHVPHHAGSPETLRITEGELKADIATKQTGILTIAAPGVSCWKNALPAVEQYRPAKILLAFDNDATDKKEVARSLSELHDHLATLEWSPLVLVETWPAEHKGIDDAIAAGADIKELDYKASAGHIESLKKKHGIDKPTLQDLLDDLREFEDPHDANRLARINLSTYGQNHNGRLAYWRSDFYRYKSGGWRKLTEDELKAKLRSSINSELVRIAIAEQEIQDDEEKPKKTKKKSISNPMVANVFEELKHLTLLSSSRVKMPCLLNDPEGGRYLLSLENGLLDLDRVIAGAPPEDCFTDHNPDWFAITKLGYSFDKTASSPKLTHYLETSLPDECSRMLVQEFAGYLLVPENPFQRFLACDGDGGTGKSVLLSGIYTALVGVQNTSNIKLDGFGGNQFALINSVGKALNVDPDANESAKINEGLFKQFCIGERLQFEGKNGQPFSMSPTAKCVFGWNHRPRIRDASDGLWRRMLLVGFDQKVSEEEKIVGMETPEWWVRSGELAGVFNWALAGLKRLFEQGGFTISKAMRTKVEDYRKSQNPTAAFIDELVTYSASASPTVKTSSLVAAYRHWAKDNTSEADGESMSAKRMNAAIAQRFGIKSEAFRDGITTARGFKGVQLNDYHGMPKEEKLNF, encoded by the coding sequence ATGGAATTTGATGCACCCGAATCGATTGGCAACGAAGCCCTGACGGTCACGCAAGAGTCGTTCATATCTTGCAAAATGAACCACGACAAGGAAGTCGTTCGCGCTGCCGCTAGCGGTCAATGGGATAACCTATTGTCCGCACTGACTGGTTACAGCCAAGAATACTTTGATGGAAAGCCGCACCCATGCCCAACGTGCGGAAAATCAAAGTTCAATCTTTTCGATAACGAAAAAGGCCGTTGCGGTTGCTATGCGTGCGACGACAGGAAAACAGGCGATGGATTTGGTTCGGTCATGTGGCTTTGCGGTGTCGGCTTTGAAGAGGCCGTGAACATGGTCGGAGATCGCTTGGGAATCTCAAAATCAACGCCAAAGCCGAAAACAAAGCCACTTCCGAAACAGGAGCCGCGGCGACCCAAAAGCCAAATCGACGATGAAACAGCCAATATTCGCCATAAGGTTTATTCCACGCTGGCGGAGCTGTACGGGCTCAGTGAACCACACCGGTTAGCATTGAAAGAACGAGGCCTATCGGAATCGGACATCGTAAGGAACGGCTATTTCAGTGTCAGCGGTCCTAAGATTGAAACAATGAAGACGCTCAAGCTTGACGCCGAACTGCGGGGGGTCGCCGACCGTCGCCAAGTCGCGAACTTAGTTCCAGGCATCTACAAGAAGGCAGCGAAGATTCAAGTCTTTTCACCTTCGTTGATGATACCCGTTCGAGACACTCAAGGGCGAATCATTGCAATCCGTATTCGGCCTGACAAACCAAAGAGCGACTCGAAATACACGTGGCTAACGTCAAACTCAGCAACCGCCCCGGGGGTTTCGCCGGGGACGCCCGCCCACGTTCCGCATCACGCTGGAAGCCCTGAGACGCTTCGCATCACCGAGGGCGAGCTCAAGGCGGACATTGCCACGAAGCAAACCGGCATTCTGACAATTGCAGCCCCGGGGGTATCTTGCTGGAAGAACGCACTACCGGCGGTTGAGCAATATCGGCCCGCCAAAATCCTGCTAGCTTTCGACAATGACGCTACCGACAAAAAAGAAGTTGCGAGATCGCTATCAGAACTGCATGATCACCTTGCAACGCTTGAATGGTCCCCGTTGGTGTTGGTTGAAACATGGCCGGCGGAGCACAAAGGAATTGACGATGCGATAGCAGCCGGTGCCGACATCAAGGAATTGGATTACAAAGCATCTGCTGGGCATATCGAAAGCCTTAAAAAGAAACACGGGATCGACAAGCCGACTCTGCAAGACTTGCTTGATGATCTTCGAGAGTTTGAGGATCCACACGACGCAAACAGGCTCGCTCGAATTAATCTTTCGACCTATGGCCAAAACCACAACGGCCGGCTTGCCTATTGGCGTTCAGACTTCTATCGCTACAAGTCCGGTGGTTGGCGGAAACTAACAGAGGATGAGTTGAAAGCCAAACTTCGTAGCTCAATCAACTCGGAACTTGTCAGGATTGCGATAGCAGAGCAAGAGATCCAGGACGATGAGGAGAAGCCTAAGAAAACTAAAAAGAAGTCGATCAGCAATCCGATGGTCGCAAACGTTTTTGAGGAGCTGAAACATTTAACCTTGCTTTCAAGCAGTCGCGTGAAGATGCCTTGTCTTCTAAACGATCCCGAAGGAGGCCGGTACCTTCTTTCGCTCGAAAATGGCTTGTTGGATCTCGACCGGGTTATCGCTGGAGCTCCCCCCGAAGACTGCTTCACGGATCACAACCCTGATTGGTTTGCTATCACCAAACTCGGATACTCGTTTGATAAAACCGCTAGCTCGCCAAAGCTAACCCACTATCTGGAAACGTCGCTTCCAGACGAATGCTCACGGATGCTTGTCCAGGAGTTCGCCGGTTATCTGCTAGTTCCCGAGAATCCGTTCCAGCGTTTTCTGGCCTGCGATGGTGACGGGGGCACTGGAAAGAGCGTATTGCTGTCCGGCATCTATACCGCCCTAGTTGGTGTTCAAAACACGTCCAATATCAAATTGGACGGGTTCGGCGGCAACCAGTTTGCCTTAATCAACAGCGTTGGAAAGGCTTTGAATGTTGATCCCGATGCAAACGAGTCGGCGAAAATTAACGAAGGACTCTTTAAGCAATTCTGTATTGGCGAAAGGTTGCAATTCGAAGGGAAGAACGGGCAACCGTTTTCAATGTCCCCCACCGCAAAGTGTGTTTTCGGATGGAATCACCGGCCCCGTATTCGTGACGCTTCCGACGGGTTATGGCGCCGGATGTTGCTCGTTGGCTTTGACCAAAAGGTTTCCGAGGAAGAGAAAATCGTCGGAATGGAAACGCCCGAATGGTGGGTGCGGAGCGGTGAACTTGCGGGCGTTTTCAATTGGGCACTTGCCGGACTGAAAAGGCTATTTGAGCAGGGAGGCTTCACGATCAGCAAAGCCATGCGAACGAAGGTAGAAGACTACCGGAAGTCGCAAAATCCGACTGCCGCATTCATCGATGAGCTTGTCACTTACTCGGCATCTGCGAGCCCGACGGTCAAGACAAGTTCCCTCGTCGCAGCCTACCGCCATTGGGCCAAAGACAACACGTCGGAAGCGGACGGGGAATCGATGAGCGCTAAGCGGATGAACGCCGCGATCGCCCAGCGGTTCGGAATCAAGTCAGAGGCATTTCGAGACGGGATCACCACAGCGAGAGGTTTCAAAGGCGTCCAGCTAAACGACTACCACGGAATGCCGAAGGAAGAAAAATTAAATTTCTAA
- a CDS encoding serine/threonine-protein kinase, with the protein MSQWEDYTGDEWMRPLASQDTRTKHILDRETQGIKPRPRLQAPPYKAGDTWGEFTLEEWLGSGTHGWVFAARENATDKPVALKILAVEDDPGTTLAKTGFRRMAKLNHRNLMRLHGIHEHDKVVAFSMERIDGINLTAAIRRWRDEPLHVACEHITELVRQVGSAIGWMHARELVHRDLKPSNIMVTDDYKRYIVIDYDSAGMFQEHDAESMRAYLIWTPMYVAPEVLVRQRHTPSSDVFSLGMVVLEALRVFSAAQYRREGSLQNESRPTDGSDDSSGIRRDKSNEEQDRMLITNAVRGLHPNIPADLLETLDEMLAPNEADRPMAMTLSRLGRPLETMQMTRITDVDSSRVREATQQIRHNELARIHRWSHLVLGGQVQRLHLSGDSGIGKSTLLDVALSQLRSLNWAQVFVARCQQRDQKPLQAFSQISDEITMRFRGMDREPLQVDSVTVSVLTSILPGLAEVLEVDRSQPLLQTSPTRPGGLEAALKVCERLREYGPVFFVIDDVQWADRDTISVLDYLQSGSMNRPKAPELQGLGLITVSRTDGDRQITLPDETIEVGPLPDETAIEMLIREASKYELEIPDAHLRDLAGQIDGLPYRLDACLEELRPGGWLSDAIQKTDGESGSVSVPSMERLWQTRCEKLPPGALQWLRRIAAAGRQLPVEELRGWDEDESSLEDHLDELQRHRLIVRGESSGPTVQIWHSRLGEKVLAQMSETEIRQLHADWAETLSHVRPDVANVIASHYQRAEIYEPLAKWAKLAAEQAQQMYAHREVASWLQVAAEHSAGDQKISYLKDASFAWHRSGLLNRAASTHEALAGLLDGHASVEHELHRVECLIRSGEFSDASRLVEPLINQLGLPRVKSNWAFKLSVIWRFIRLLPMQRDLAVDREQANPDRTWQEGSQIEACVRLIRPLSIINNNVAVEWSLFAARQVRLLGTVGERLHLGVGEAVFGSYGPGRPRQRASQNLQRMLESLRPDDDPSWHGDVNSGLAWHAAMDGRYADSLEPCAKAKQFYGLSEHAKNFEIAHMAYVELASFFQCGMIFEMKRTVADMQAEGRTTNDQFVTIMGTLGYASVAFFADNDLARMDLAADRVRECMKHVGPASFLFVQQFKDALLDIYAADVTNGASKLDLLPRQMRYSDLNRVQMIRINFLEFVCLLSLQSLSCKAKLAETSMLRAIEKLRRERSEFATMKADFYEGIQMARSSVAGTDAYGRDLLNTARAKAEQLRLTPFVLAAGDELKWLESSDQPSDLEAYLADQGVVAPSRFARLYRGVDRPEA; encoded by the coding sequence ATGTCGCAATGGGAAGACTACACCGGCGATGAGTGGATGCGTCCACTGGCTAGCCAAGACACACGCACCAAGCACATCCTCGATCGTGAGACGCAGGGCATCAAGCCACGACCACGGTTGCAGGCTCCACCCTATAAAGCGGGTGATACTTGGGGCGAATTCACGCTCGAAGAGTGGTTGGGATCAGGCACTCATGGTTGGGTTTTTGCTGCGCGTGAGAACGCCACGGACAAACCGGTTGCGCTGAAAATTTTGGCCGTCGAAGACGATCCGGGTACGACGCTGGCGAAGACCGGTTTTCGTCGGATGGCAAAGCTGAACCATCGCAACCTGATGCGATTGCACGGGATTCACGAGCACGACAAGGTTGTCGCGTTCAGCATGGAGCGGATTGACGGGATCAACTTGACCGCCGCCATCCGTCGCTGGCGTGATGAACCGTTGCACGTGGCTTGCGAACACATCACCGAACTGGTTCGCCAAGTCGGATCGGCGATCGGATGGATGCACGCACGAGAGTTGGTTCACCGTGATCTAAAACCCAGCAATATCATGGTGACGGACGACTACAAGCGTTACATCGTCATCGATTACGACTCCGCGGGGATGTTTCAAGAACACGATGCGGAATCGATGCGGGCGTACCTGATTTGGACGCCGATGTATGTCGCACCGGAAGTGTTGGTGCGTCAGCGGCACACGCCTTCGAGCGACGTTTTCAGTTTGGGAATGGTCGTGTTGGAAGCACTGCGTGTTTTCAGTGCTGCACAGTATCGTCGCGAAGGATCGTTGCAGAACGAGTCGCGACCCACTGACGGAAGCGATGATTCGTCAGGCATCCGCCGAGACAAGTCCAACGAAGAACAAGATCGGATGTTGATCACCAACGCCGTTCGCGGCTTGCATCCGAACATTCCGGCGGACTTGTTGGAAACGTTGGACGAGATGCTGGCGCCAAACGAGGCCGACCGCCCGATGGCGATGACTTTGTCGCGTTTGGGGCGTCCACTCGAAACGATGCAGATGACTCGGATCACCGACGTGGATTCCAGTCGCGTTCGCGAAGCCACCCAGCAAATTCGCCACAACGAATTGGCTCGCATTCACCGGTGGAGTCACTTGGTTTTGGGTGGCCAAGTCCAGCGATTGCATCTCAGTGGCGATTCAGGGATCGGCAAATCAACGCTGTTGGACGTTGCGCTCTCGCAGTTGCGTTCGCTCAATTGGGCGCAGGTCTTTGTCGCTCGGTGCCAGCAACGCGATCAAAAGCCGTTGCAAGCTTTCAGTCAAATCTCCGACGAAATCACCATGCGGTTTCGCGGGATGGATCGTGAACCCTTGCAAGTCGATTCGGTCACGGTCAGCGTCTTGACGAGCATCTTGCCGGGCTTGGCGGAAGTCTTGGAGGTAGATCGCTCACAGCCATTGTTGCAGACCTCGCCGACTCGTCCCGGTGGATTGGAAGCCGCTCTGAAGGTTTGTGAACGTTTGCGGGAGTATGGTCCGGTTTTCTTTGTGATCGACGACGTTCAGTGGGCTGACCGAGACACGATTTCCGTGCTGGACTACCTGCAGTCGGGGAGCATGAATCGGCCCAAAGCACCCGAGTTGCAGGGGCTTGGACTGATCACCGTGTCGCGAACCGATGGCGACCGACAAATCACTTTGCCTGATGAGACGATCGAGGTTGGGCCGTTGCCGGACGAAACGGCGATTGAAATGTTGATCCGGGAAGCGTCCAAGTATGAATTGGAAATTCCGGACGCACACTTAAGGGATTTGGCGGGCCAAATCGACGGTTTGCCCTATCGGCTGGACGCTTGTTTGGAAGAGCTTCGTCCGGGTGGATGGTTGTCCGATGCGATTCAAAAGACTGACGGTGAAAGCGGCAGCGTGTCCGTTCCGTCGATGGAAAGGCTCTGGCAAACACGATGTGAAAAGTTGCCGCCCGGTGCTTTGCAATGGCTTCGACGAATCGCGGCAGCCGGACGCCAACTTCCGGTGGAAGAACTCCGAGGCTGGGACGAAGATGAATCGTCCTTGGAAGATCACCTGGATGAGCTGCAGCGACATCGGCTGATTGTTCGTGGCGAATCATCTGGGCCAACGGTGCAGATTTGGCATTCGAGGTTGGGCGAAAAGGTTCTGGCTCAAATGTCGGAAACTGAGATTCGCCAATTGCACGCGGATTGGGCGGAGACGTTGTCTCACGTTCGGCCAGACGTTGCCAATGTGATCGCGTCGCACTATCAGCGAGCCGAGATTTACGAACCACTTGCGAAGTGGGCGAAGTTGGCTGCCGAGCAAGCCCAACAGATGTACGCTCACCGAGAAGTTGCGTCGTGGTTGCAGGTTGCTGCGGAACATTCAGCGGGTGATCAGAAGATCTCGTATTTGAAGGACGCGTCGTTTGCTTGGCATCGCAGCGGACTGCTCAACCGAGCGGCTTCGACTCACGAGGCATTGGCTGGGTTGTTGGACGGGCATGCTTCCGTCGAGCATGAGCTGCACCGAGTCGAGTGTCTGATCCGCTCGGGAGAATTCAGCGACGCGAGCCGATTGGTTGAACCGTTGATCAATCAGTTGGGGCTTCCTCGGGTGAAGTCCAACTGGGCGTTCAAGCTATCGGTCATCTGGCGATTCATTCGTCTGTTGCCGATGCAGCGGGACCTCGCGGTCGATCGTGAACAAGCGAATCCTGATCGGACGTGGCAAGAGGGCAGCCAGATCGAGGCCTGCGTGCGGCTGATTCGACCGCTCAGCATCATCAACAACAACGTCGCCGTAGAGTGGTCCCTTTTCGCGGCTCGGCAAGTTCGTTTGTTGGGAACGGTTGGCGAGCGATTGCACTTGGGTGTCGGTGAAGCGGTGTTCGGGTCGTACGGTCCCGGCCGACCGCGGCAGCGTGCGAGCCAAAATTTGCAGCGAATGCTTGAGTCACTCCGGCCCGATGACGACCCGTCTTGGCACGGTGACGTCAACAGTGGCTTGGCATGGCACGCCGCGATGGACGGTCGATACGCGGACTCGTTGGAGCCGTGTGCGAAAGCCAAACAGTTTTATGGTTTGAGCGAGCACGCGAAGAACTTTGAAATTGCCCACATGGCCTACGTCGAGTTGGCATCGTTCTTCCAATGCGGCATGATTTTCGAGATGAAGCGAACGGTCGCGGACATGCAAGCGGAAGGCCGGACGACGAACGATCAATTCGTGACCATCATGGGAACGTTGGGGTACGCGTCCGTCGCGTTCTTTGCGGACAACGATTTGGCCAGGATGGATTTGGCGGCGGATCGCGTTCGCGAATGCATGAAGCACGTCGGGCCTGCGTCGTTCTTGTTTGTCCAGCAATTCAAGGACGCGCTGCTGGATATCTATGCAGCGGACGTTACCAACGGTGCATCCAAGCTCGATCTGTTGCCTCGCCAAATGCGATACTCGGATTTGAACCGGGTGCAGATGATCCGGATCAACTTCTTGGAGTTCGTTTGCTTGTTGTCGCTTCAATCGTTGAGCTGCAAAGCAAAATTGGCTGAAACATCCATGCTTCGAGCGATCGAAAAGCTGCGACGCGAACGTTCCGAATTCGCGACGATGAAAGCCGACTTCTACGAAGGCATCCAAATGGCTCGCAGTTCCGTTGCGGGGACGGATGCTTACGGACGCGACCTGTTGAACACGGCACGTGCGAAAGCCGAACAACTTCGACTGACACCATTCGTTCTGGCTGCCGGTGACGAGCTGAAGTGGCTGGAGTCCAGCGATCAACCATCGGACTTGGAAGCCTACTTGGCCGACCAAGGCGTGGTCGCTCCCTCGCGTTTCGCAAGGCTCTACCGTGGCGTTGACCGGCCGGAAGCGTGA
- a CDS encoding tyrosine-type recombinase/integrase: protein MPKLSKSLPKYRKHKASGQAIVNLGGKDHYLGPHGTKTSRVEYDRLVAEWLTNGRRLANRTDETEITVVEVLAAFWKFAQGWYVKNGEPTNEVEAYRLVIRDIKRLYGNAPATEFGPIAFKAVRQVWIDRGQARSTVNKNAGRLKRLFKWAVGEELIPPSVHQALLAVDGLRKGRCQVRESDPIMPVPLEVVEATLPHLPRVTADMIRFQLLTGARPGEVCVMTPASIHRDEDVWEYRVDGHKTEHHGRSRTVFIGPDAQLILARYLLRESDEVCFSMAEAVEQRRALKASQRVTPPSSGNRRGKRSEADRRSMKRSRKLISQTTFNTGSYAHAIKYACAIAFPAPEPLGCQAGETNAARMRRLTGSQSEELKAWQKQHRWHPNQLRHTRGTEIRKQFGIEAAQVILGHAAADVTQVYAERDAEKGREVARKIG from the coding sequence GTGCCCAAACTCTCGAAGTCGCTGCCCAAGTACCGCAAGCACAAAGCAAGCGGGCAGGCCATCGTCAACCTTGGCGGGAAGGACCACTACCTTGGCCCACATGGCACCAAAACCAGCAGAGTTGAATACGATCGACTGGTAGCCGAATGGCTCACCAACGGCCGGCGGTTGGCCAACCGAACCGATGAAACGGAAATCACCGTTGTCGAAGTGCTCGCCGCGTTCTGGAAGTTCGCCCAGGGCTGGTACGTCAAGAATGGTGAGCCGACCAATGAAGTCGAAGCCTATCGACTGGTTATTCGCGACATCAAGCGACTCTACGGCAACGCTCCGGCAACAGAGTTTGGGCCGATCGCGTTTAAGGCGGTTCGGCAGGTCTGGATCGACCGTGGGCAGGCTCGATCGACCGTCAACAAAAACGCCGGCAGGCTGAAGCGATTGTTCAAATGGGCAGTGGGCGAGGAGCTGATTCCGCCATCGGTGCATCAAGCGTTGCTGGCGGTCGATGGCTTGCGGAAAGGTCGGTGCCAGGTCCGCGAGTCCGACCCCATTATGCCGGTGCCGCTGGAAGTGGTTGAAGCAACGTTGCCGCATTTGCCCCGCGTCACTGCCGACATGATTCGGTTCCAGCTTCTGACCGGCGCCCGCCCTGGTGAAGTGTGTGTAATGACACCAGCTAGCATCCACCGAGACGAAGACGTTTGGGAATATCGCGTCGATGGTCACAAGACTGAACACCATGGCCGAAGTCGGACCGTCTTCATCGGCCCGGATGCTCAGTTGATTCTCGCCAGGTACCTACTCAGAGAGTCCGACGAGGTGTGTTTCTCGATGGCCGAAGCGGTTGAGCAACGCCGGGCTTTGAAGGCATCCCAGCGTGTCACTCCGCCATCGAGCGGCAACCGCCGCGGCAAACGATCCGAAGCGGATCGACGATCGATGAAGCGAAGTCGAAAACTGATTTCCCAGACCACGTTCAATACTGGTAGCTACGCACATGCGATCAAGTATGCGTGCGCGATCGCATTTCCGGCTCCAGAGCCGTTGGGATGCCAAGCCGGCGAAACGAACGCTGCACGTATGCGACGACTGACCGGGTCCCAGTCGGAAGAATTGAAAGCATGGCAAAAACAACACCGTTGGCACCCAAACCAGTTGCGGCACACCCGGGGAACGGAGATCCGAAAGCAATTCGGTATCGAAGCCGCCCAGGTGATTCTTGGACATGCCGCCGCGGATGTCACGCAAGTCTATGCCGAGCGTGACGCTGAGAAAGGTCGTGAAGTCGCTCGCAAAATTGGATAG
- a CDS encoding ankyrin repeat domain-containing protein — MAFEKSIHDACCDGDLDWVRQCILDDPTSVDTDDQYNWRPIFHAGLHRRLEIVQLLIESGADVAAHNGDVLHYAGEVPDNKAIVELLVIHGALEAYARPTGDRSRQLLSALFIGHEARVRSLLALHPDLANRLDGRGDHPIHHAARNGDTDLVALLIAHTADVHARNQRGHTVLYCAAGHGHLDTVSLLLQSGADPRVQFTDDGKTILEWLQQYPDDSRFAGVAELLQAFMSE; from the coding sequence ATGGCATTTGAAAAAAGCATTCACGACGCATGTTGTGACGGCGACCTCGATTGGGTTCGCCAGTGCATCCTCGACGATCCCACATCCGTCGACACGGACGACCAATACAACTGGCGTCCAATCTTCCACGCAGGTCTGCATCGACGGCTGGAAATCGTACAGTTGCTGATTGAATCGGGTGCCGATGTGGCAGCACACAACGGCGATGTGCTTCACTACGCCGGCGAAGTGCCCGACAACAAAGCGATTGTGGAACTGCTGGTCATCCACGGGGCACTCGAAGCCTACGCGCGACCGACCGGCGATCGATCACGCCAATTGTTGTCAGCACTGTTCATCGGCCATGAGGCTCGTGTTCGCAGCCTGCTAGCTTTGCATCCTGACTTGGCGAATCGCTTGGACGGTCGTGGGGACCATCCGATTCATCATGCAGCACGCAATGGCGACACCGATTTGGTCGCCTTGCTGATCGCTCATACGGCCGACGTCCATGCGAGAAACCAACGAGGCCACACGGTGCTGTACTGCGCCGCTGGTCACGGGCACCTCGATACCGTCAGCTTGCTCCTGCAAAGCGGAGCCGACCCACGAGTTCAATTCACCGACGACGGCAAGACCATCCTCGAATGGTTGCAGCAATACCCTGACGACAGCCGATTTGCAGGCGTGGCAGAGCTGTTGCAGGCTTTCATGTCAGAGTGA
- a CDS encoding DUF1580 domain-containing protein, translating to MNQNNSHPDRLLRLSGGAAQVVERRTGERPSAATMHRWTTRGLAGQKLRVQYAGGVKRTTEEWITQFFEAVTAAKLGDEAPEESSPARDPEARERAAAELEAAGI from the coding sequence ATGAATCAGAACAACTCGCATCCGGATCGACTTCTGCGACTCTCAGGTGGCGCCGCTCAAGTTGTCGAGCGACGCACCGGTGAGCGTCCATCTGCGGCGACAATGCATCGCTGGACTACCCGTGGGCTCGCCGGCCAAAAACTTCGTGTCCAATATGCCGGTGGTGTGAAACGAACCACCGAAGAATGGATTACGCAATTCTTTGAGGCGGTTACCGCAGCCAAGCTTGGGGACGAGGCTCCGGAAGAATCCTCGCCGGCCCGAGATCCCGAGGCCCGCGAACGCGCCGCGGCAGAGCTCGAAGCCGCCGGCATCTAA